In the Paraburkholderia acidisoli genome, CTTTCGCGCAGCAACGTGGGCGTGCTCATGAGCGGCCTCCTTGCGCGTTGTCTTGCGCGGCTTCCACGGCTTCGGCGAGCCGCAGCGCGACCACGCCCGGCGTCGCGCCGAAGTCATTGATCTCGATGAGCGCCGCGCCGTCGTAGCGCGTGAAGAAGCGGTCGAGCACGCTCTTCCAGATATGGCTGTAGCCG is a window encoding:
- a CDS encoding malonate decarboxylase subunit delta, yielding MEQLNFDYPAQRAVTTRAHVGVVGSGDLEVLLQPATGMQAHVVVHTSVDGYSHIWKSVLDRFFTRYDGAALIEINDFGATPGVVALRLAEAVEAAQDNAQGGRS